The following is a genomic window from Streptomyces lincolnensis.
CCCACCGCTGCGCGGCCTGTTCACCCCCGACCACGTGCTGCCGGACGGCGTCCACGCCTTCCGCACGATGGACGACTGCCTGGGGCTGTCCGAGGCGGTCCGGCCGGGTGCGCGGGCGGTCGTCATCGGCGGCGGACTGCTCGGTGTCTCCGCGGCCCGGGCACTCGCCCTGCGCGGCGCCCAGGTCGTCCTCGCCCAGCAGTCCGAGCGGCTGATGGAGCGCCAGCTCGACCCGGCCGCCTCCAAGCTGGTCCGGCGGCATCTGACGGACCTCGGCGTCGAGGTCCACACCGACCTGCGCGTCCGCGACGTGCGCTGTGTCAACGGCTCGGTCCGCTCGGTCGAGATGGCCGACGGATACGCCATGGACGCCGACCTCGTGGTCCTGGCCTGCGGAGTCCACCCTCGGGTGGGCCTCGCCCAGGTCGCCGGGCTCGACGTCCGCAAGGGCATCGTCGTGGACGACGAACTGCGCACCTCCGACCCGCACATCCGGGCCCTCGGCGACTGCGCGCAGCACGACGGCACGGTGTACGGGCTGGCGACGCCGGCGCTCGAACAGGCCGATGTGCTGGCCGAGTTGCTGGCGAGCGAGGCGGGCACCACCGGTGACCCGCACGCCCGTTACACCGGTACCCGTTCACTGACCCGGCTGACGCTGGCCGGTGAAGGCTTCTTCGACCTCGCCGCGTTCGGCGAGACCGAGGCGCTCCCCGGCGACGACGTGGTTCAGCTCGCCGACGCCACCCGCGGCACCTACCGCAAGGTCGTCGTCCGCGACGACCGTCTGGTCGGCGGGGTCCTCGTCGGCGAACTGGGCACCGTCGGCGCACTCGCCCGCGCCTGGGAGGGAGCAGAGCCGCTCCCCGCCGACGGTGCCCCTCTGCTCCACCTGCTCACCAACGATGGAGGCTCCTGATGACCGCCACCCCGGAGGCCACGGAGGCCACCCCCACGATCGTGCTCGTCGGCCACGGCATGGTCGGCCAGCGCTTCCTGGAGGCGCTCGCCCAGCGCGGCCTGACCGCCACGCACCGCGTGGTCGTCCTGTGCGAGGAGCCCCGACCCGCCTACGACCGCGTGGCGCTGACCTCGTACTTCTCGGGCAAGACGCCCGAGGACCTGTCGATGACCGACATGGCGTTCATCGAGACGCACGGCATCGAGCTGTAC
Proteins encoded in this region:
- a CDS encoding NAD(P)/FAD-dependent oxidoreductase is translated as MTSNTRVVVIGAGLAGVRLARRLAELGRSVTLVGDEEHHPYNRVLLAEVLAGRYSPEVIALPAPADLVRARVTGIDRAERTVECADGTKIAYDTLVLATGSNPVLPPLRGLFTPDHVLPDGVHAFRTMDDCLGLSEAVRPGARAVVIGGGLLGVSAARALALRGAQVVLAQQSERLMERQLDPAASKLVRRHLTDLGVEVHTDLRVRDVRCVNGSVRSVEMADGYAMDADLVVLACGVHPRVGLAQVAGLDVRKGIVVDDELRTSDPHIRALGDCAQHDGTVYGLATPALEQADVLAELLASEAGTTGDPHARYTGTRSLTRLTLAGEGFFDLAAFGETEALPGDDVVQLADATRGTYRKVVVRDDRLVGGVLVGELGTVGALARAWEGAEPLPADGAPLLHLLTNDGGS